DNA from Drosophila suzukii chromosome 2R, CBGP_Dsuzu_IsoJpt1.0, whole genome shotgun sequence:
CGCGGAAACTCTGAAGTTTATGTAATCTGTCTGAATTATCAGAAGGACACTCCCGGCTTGCCACGTTTGCTGGAGGAGATAAAAGCCAAGCTTGCCCAGCCGAATGACACCATGGTGATGCCCCTGTTTGCCAGATCCCAGATTCCTCAGGACTTTCTCATGCAGCACGAGATTGCCTGTCGTCTGTACATGAAGCTCCAGGCAGATGCCATCGAGGGAAGTATATATGCCTACGAGTCCAATGATCGCCATTATCTGCGACACCTTCACCACCTGCGAGGACTCGTATCAAACACCTACTACAGTCGCTACAAAGTGAAACCCCTGGAGGATAGTCTCTGCATTGTGGACAAGGAGGCAACTAGCAAGGCACTCGGATTCTCAGTGCCTGTCTACGGAGGCTCTTACACAGAAAGGGAGAACTTGAAACACGGTGACCTTCTCAAGCAGATCTACTGCTTGCGCCGGGAATTTAACCAATTGGAGAAGTGTCCCAGTGGCAGAGCTACATATTCATACGTAAAGAACAGAGTGGCGCCCTTGAGACTTAACGTTTCCCGAGGAGCTGCTGTCCAGAGCCTGCAAAGCAGCCTGTTTGCCTCGGAACCCATACTAATACTGCGCCTTCGCATTCTGGACACATTTGATCTCGATCCCGTTTGGCAGACTGCGCCCAAGTGCCAATTGGATGCCACGACACTAAACTATCTGCCTCCCTCGGAAAATCAAAGCTTCCACTCAGCTCAGCAATGCTTTTTCGTTGATCTCCTGGAAGCAGTAAAGGAAAAGCAGCCCCAGAGCATTGTTTTCCACAAGTTCCTGTTCCTCACCCACTACGCTGCTTCCCTGCTCCTGTTCCTCATGGAAAGCATTTACGAGGAGTGCAGTTTCGATAGCCATCAATCGCAAACCCTAACGTTGAGTAAGCTCAAAGTCACGGAGAAGAAAGAGTTGGAGCAAGTGCTGGAGATCCTTAAGGATGAGCAGGCAGGGGCCATTCACAGCTTGCTGGAGATCAAGGAGCTTCAGAAGAACCAGTTCAGCAACGCCCTCATCCAGCACAACAACAGCGTGCTGCTGACCTGTTTCCGCGGCATGCTGGGCGAGGAATCGTTTCCCATGCCCCC
Protein-coding regions in this window:
- the aft gene encoding cap-specific mRNA (nucleoside-2'-O-)-methyltransferase 2; this translates as MSFQPPSQGKPHPMADYQSIRLSELEQLFEKKFHYQKPRGNESWQLPPQDQALFSEFYQFEALQGLREQLNAVKSKLNDYGVQEWSAHTNRRDPSGEVSWRLKNDTKAEFVTVAWCKFFECLHRYPLVKTPVVNTLHLCEAPGAFIASLNHYLHSMYSKDEIKWNWRSTTLNPYYEGNALNQMISDDRFIFHTLDHWLFHKDLTGNLLDVDNIDHLAERCAEDLKGKVDLVTADGSIDCAAQPDCQEEIVVRLFFAEVLSALKILSNGGNFLVKMFTLFEACSVSLLYSLNCIFEQVHIFKPATSKRGNSEVYVICLNYQKDTPGLPRLLEEIKAKLAQPNDTMVMPLFARSQIPQDFLMQHEIACRLYMKLQADAIEGSIYAYESNDRHYLRHLHHLRGLVSNTYYSRYKVKPLEDSLCIVDKEATSKALGFSVPVYGGSYTERENLKHGDLLKQIYCLRREFNQLEKCPSGRATYSYVKNRVAPLRLNVSRGAAVQSLQSSLFASEPILILRLRILDTFDLDPVWQTAPKCQLDATTLNYLPPSENQSFHSAQQCFFVDLLEAVKEKQPQSIVFHKFLFLTHYAASLLLFLMESIYEECSFDSHQSQTLTLSKLKVTEKKELEQVLEILKDEQAGAIHSLLEIKELQKNQFSNALIQHNNSVLLTCFRGMLGEESFPMPPVSTSKMEVSTIQEPPAVF